One window of the Myxococcales bacterium genome contains the following:
- the guaD gene encoding guanine deaminase — MRQYRGRILHSIGPDSVEDIRDGLLVVEDDGRISYCGAVDSVSAQNVEDLRGRLIIPGLIDVHSHIPQLDERGKHGATLLDWLQKYIFPAELAFADPKIARDVSRRFFKKQILNGITCSGLYSTVHEEATDICFQTAAAAGTRCFIGKVMMDVNSPKGLAEKTLESLAASERLCAKWHGAAGGRLAYAFTPRFVPTCSMELWRGVGRLARQSGAYIQSHIAETLEENAKVREMHPNYRDYVEFMEDADVLGAKTILAHAIYLSDDEMRRLGKSGTKVAHCPTSNFFLKSGRMSVSRIEAAGIDYSLATDVGAGTAMSLFIEMRHADYTQPDSSISPQKAFYLATLAGAKVMSMEADVGNFQPGKYADFSILDINGIDRNYSLAGMDTDELLSLLMYRGDGRAIERVYVAGSRLDVDSF; from the coding sequence ATGAGGCAATATAGGGGGCGGATTCTGCACTCCATCGGTCCGGATAGCGTCGAGGATATCCGGGATGGCCTGCTCGTTGTGGAGGATGATGGAAGAATATCGTACTGCGGAGCCGTTGACTCCGTTTCTGCGCAGAATGTGGAAGATCTCCGGGGAAGGCTCATAATCCCTGGGTTGATCGATGTCCACAGCCATATCCCGCAGCTTGATGAGCGCGGAAAGCACGGTGCTACGCTTCTCGATTGGCTTCAGAAATATATTTTTCCGGCGGAGCTTGCCTTTGCCGATCCGAAGATCGCCCGCGATGTTTCGAGGAGATTCTTCAAAAAACAGATATTGAACGGCATTACCTGTTCGGGGCTTTATTCGACTGTCCATGAGGAGGCTACCGACATCTGTTTTCAGACCGCAGCAGCGGCTGGGACGCGATGCTTCATCGGGAAGGTTATGATGGATGTCAATTCTCCGAAGGGCCTCGCTGAGAAGACCTTGGAATCGCTGGCGGCGAGCGAGCGCCTCTGTGCGAAGTGGCATGGTGCAGCTGGTGGTCGTCTTGCGTACGCATTTACGCCTCGCTTTGTCCCGACCTGTTCGATGGAACTGTGGAGGGGAGTGGGGCGCCTCGCAAGACAAAGCGGGGCCTATATCCAGAGCCACATCGCTGAGACTCTGGAGGAGAATGCGAAGGTGAGGGAGATGCATCCGAATTATCGCGACTATGTTGAATTTATGGAGGATGCGGATGTCTTGGGTGCAAAGACCATTCTTGCCCACGCGATTTATCTTAGCGACGATGAGATGCGAAGGCTTGGCAAGTCTGGTACGAAGGTGGCGCATTGTCCCACCTCGAACTTCTTTTTGAAGAGCGGAAGGATGTCCGTATCAAGGATAGAGGCTGCTGGAATAGATTATTCGCTTGCGACCGATGTAGGGGCGGGAACCGCGATGTCACTCTTTATCGAGATGAGGCATGCCGATTATACTCAGCCCGATTCTTCCATTTCTCCACAAAAGGCATTTTATCTGGCTACCTTGGCAGGGGCGAAGGTGATGTCGATGGAGGCCGACGTTGGAAATTTTCAACCTGGCAAGTATGCCGATTTTTCAATCCTCGATATAAACGGAATAGATCGCAACTACAGCCTTGCAGGTATGGATACTGACGAGCTTTTATCCCTGCTCATGTACCGCGGTGACGGAAGGGCGATCGAGCGGGTCTACGTCGCCGGCAGCCGTTTAGATGTGGATTCCTTCTGA
- a CDS encoding DNA gyrase inhibitor YacG translates to METRGYLCRNCGKKIAKDANAFWPFCSSRCKLLDLGNWASASYKIAGDPVDDVFDVRDSNSAEDADEAI, encoded by the coding sequence ATGGAAACCAGAGGATATCTCTGCAGGAATTGCGGAAAAAAGATCGCCAAGGATGCGAATGCATTTTGGCCCTTTTGTTCCTCCAGGTGCAAACTTCTCGACCTCGGTAACTGGGCGAGCGCTTCGTACAAAATCGCCGGAGATCCGGTCGATGATGTATTCGATGTACGGGATTCAAATTCAGCGGAGGATGCCGATGAGGCAATATAG
- a CDS encoding thioredoxin family protein, with protein MKKMPVTLIIAVVFGLSFVFSCSDKREAKEVKSFEVKENPYHFEDIVIGTDGEIADCSLRQLDGRLIFITSKYCPHCKRALPIVEKIIADKKLQDIYEHVDTTTEEGQDILSGAGISVQYVPALIYDCKAYVGGGDAAKYDKILSGGVKK; from the coding sequence ATGAAAAAAATGCCTGTTACTTTAATTATTGCGGTCGTTTTTGGGCTTTCCTTTGTCTTTTCATGTTCCGATAAACGAGAGGCGAAAGAGGTAAAGTCCTTCGAAGTAAAAGAGAACCCTTATCACTTTGAGGATATAGTCATAGGCACGGATGGCGAGATCGCCGATTGCAGTCTCAGGCAGCTCGATGGGCGACTGATCTTCATTACCTCTAAATATTGTCCGCATTGCAAAAGGGCCCTTCCTATCGTTGAAAAAATAATAGCCGACAAAAAACTGCAGGATATCTACGAGCACGTCGATACCACGACCGAAGAGGGGCAGGACATTCTTTCCGGTGCCGGCATATCCGTGCAATACGTTCCAGCGCTTATCTACGATTGCAAGGCGTACGTAGGCGGCGGTGATGCAGCCAAATACGATAAAATACTTTCAGGAGGAGTCAAGAAATGA